AAACAAAAGTATTGAGCGAGGATTTATATTCATCGGTTTTATTGTCCATTGTCGGATTATTGATTGTTATGCGCAGACAAAGGAATATGTCGTCAACATATTACAGCAAACACTTTATCCGAGGTCAGTCACTGTTTGGGAGGGCGGCTTCTGCTTTGCTCCAACAATCAGTAACCAAAGCAAGAATGCTACTTCGCCAAGAAGAAGAGGAAAACCGATCTTGTTGGCGATCTGCACAAGTTCCGGCAACAGAATACCAAAGAAGCTTATTGTTACATATGCGATACCATTCAAAAACAACCACACGCCAAGGAAGCGAGGGAGAAAACCCGACCGATAGACAAGCAATGCGAGAGGAATAAGCCATAATCCCCAAAACAACTCGGAGACGGGAACTCCCTGCTTATCGATGTTGATTAGGAGTGTGGCAAGAGCATCTCGTTGGGGCTTATCGAATACAGACAGCAAATCGGATCCTTGCACGAACGAAAGTGTGGCAATTTGGTTCGCTGATCCGATGAATGCTAAAGGCGCATCGACCAGTACCAATATCACCATGAGCTTGGCAAGCTGGCAGTTTACATCTTTGAGCAACCGGTAGAGTGCCAACACAGTTAAGATGAAGAACATCTCAGCAAAAATCCCGACTACAATATAAGCCCGGAAAAGCGATTGATTGGAAAAGATATTAGAAGCTGTCGCGGCAGCATCCCCGGTAACAAATAACTTCGTGGGAACATAGATGAGGACGAAAGGACCGGTAATTGCCATGAGCAGGTAAAATAATCCGGCGATTCTTGCATTCTTTTGGAGTTGTGTCATATGTATTTTCCGTTAGTATGATTGGTGACAGACATAGTGTGTTGTATACTGCCCTGAGAAAAAATAATCTTTGATTGCGTGTTATGAGGGTATGCTTTATTTTATTCTGGTGACGTTGCATTAATTACAGGAATCTTCTGCTGTGCAAATAATGATTGTCCGATTATTAAAAGAGCAAATAAAAGATTCAATTTCCGTATAATATTTCGCATCGTTTGCGTCTTTCGTATTGATTGAATTTGACTTTGAGGCACCTGGTGATATACGTGAAAAACCAACTACTTGTTGCCCGCTCCGGACATTTTACTTTTTTGTTGCGGATGTTCTCTCGGCAGTGTTAGTTATTAGTACAATCGATGCCGCCTAGACGACCATGATCACATCGTTAATAAATAACGACAAAGGATATCTTTTTCTATTGACGGCGCCTGTCCCATCATCTTTTGATGGGAACC
The genomic region above belongs to Ignavibacteriales bacterium and contains:
- a CDS encoding DUF4386 domain-containing protein, which encodes MTQLQKNARIAGLFYLLMAITGPFVLIYVPTKLFVTGDAAATASNIFSNQSLFRAYIVVGIFAEMFFILTVLALYRLLKDVNCQLAKLMVILVLVDAPLAFIGSANQIATLSFVQGSDLLSVFDKPQRDALATLLINIDKQGVPVSELFWGLWLIPLALLVYRSGFLPRFLGVWLFLNGIAYVTISFFGILLPELVQIANKIGFPLLLGEVAFLLWLLIVGAKQKPPSQTVTDLG